The following proteins are encoded in a genomic region of Papaver somniferum cultivar HN1 unplaced genomic scaffold, ASM357369v1 unplaced-scaffold_10, whole genome shotgun sequence:
- the LOC113326070 gene encoding uncharacterized protein LOC113326070, translated as MSSFSSISLSVFVLFALLLGNISTTSFAAKPKLLDEVLPNGHFEDGPAPSNLKKTVIIGKNSLPKWEINGLVEYVSGGPQPGGFFYAVPRGVHAIRLGNEANISQSLKLKPNSYYSLTFGATRTCAQDEVLGVAVPPSSGAFPLQTLYSSDGGDTYAWDFRAKSKHNRITFMNPGAQEDPTCGPLIDHVAIKELVLPRYTSGNMVKNGGFESGPHFFKDYSTGVLIPPKQQDNVSPLPGWIVESLKSVRYIDSNNSKVPYGLAAVELVAGRESSIAQILRTIPKQ; from the exons ATGTCATCATTCTCATCGATATCGCTCTCCGTTTTTGTACTTTTCGCGCTTCTCTTGGGCAACATTAGTACTACTTCATTTGCAGCTAAACCTAAGCTTCTTGACG AGGTTCTTCCAAATGGGCATTTTGAAGATGGACCAGCACCATCAAATCTAAAGAAAACTGTGATCATAGGGAAAAATTCACTACCCAAATGGGAAATCAATGGCTTAGTAGAATACGTCTCTGGTGGTCCTCAACCAGGTGGATTTTTCTATGCTGTTCCACGAGGAGTTCATGCTATAAGACTAGGAAATGAAGCCAACATCTCTCAGTCTTTAAAACTTAAACCGAATTCGTACTATTCTTTAACATTCGGTGCAACTAGAACCTGTGCACAAGATGAGGTACTAGGGGTGGCTGTTCCTCCAAGTTCAGGAGCATTTCCGTTACAGACATTATATAGTAGTGATGGTGGTGATACTTATGCTTGGGATTTCCGCGCCAAATCAAAACACAATAGAATCACTTTTATGAATCCCGGAGCTCAAGAGGATCCTACATGCGGTCCTCTTATCGATCATGTAGCTATAAAAGAACTCGTCCTTCCTCGCTATACATCAG GTAATATGGTAAAGAATGGTGGATTTGAATCTGGACCACATTTCTTCAAGGATTACTCAACTGGAGTCCTCATCCCTCCTAAACAACAAGACAATGTATCTCCACTCCCAGGTTGGATCGTTGAATCCCTTAAATCCGTTCGCTACATCGATTCAAACAACTCTAAGGTTCCATATGGACTTGCTGCAGTCGAGTTAGTTGCAGGAAGGGAAAGTTCAATTGCTCAAATCCTAAGGACAATCCCGAAACAATGA